In Campylobacter showae, the genomic stretch GCATCATTTTTACGTAGTGGGAGGCGACTTTCGGATTTAGCGTATTTTTAGGCAGTTTCCAAATTTTCTCGCTTATTTCGCGGTGTTCGGCGTTATCTACGACCATATCCGCAGGCAAGCGGTGAACGAAAGTACCGACCTCACGTGCCGTTCCGCATGCGCTTGGTTGTCCGGTTAGCGAGAAAGCACCCTCGCCCGGTTTTGCTTGTTTACCAAGTAGCATATGCACCATATAGGCTTGCTCGTTTACCCAAGTGCCGCGTTGGTGCTGGTTAAAGCCCATCGTCCAAAAGCTAACTACTTTTCTACCTTTTTCGATGTACCAGTCGGCTAGTTGCTTTAGTTTTTTCTTAAATTCTTCCAAATCCTCGTTCGGATCGCCTTTTATTAGCGGAGCGGAGAAATCAAGCGTATAAGGTTTAAGAGCTTCTTTAAATTCCTCAAACGTGATTTGCCAGTGTTTGCCCGCGGTAGCCGTATTTTTATTTTCCATCACGTCGCCCTCTTTATAGCCTAGATAGCCCAGAGTCACGCCTTCGTTTTTGCTTAAAGTCTTTTTAAGTTCGGTCTCGATGACGTCTTTTTCGGTATTGTAGTTAGGGTGATTTGGATTATTTCTAAGCCCATAGCCGATATCGGCAGGTCCCGTCGCAAATACGCAGTGGCTATTTACGTAGTCCCAATCAATGGCTTCAGGATGATTATAAACGATCTCGTGAGCGATGTAGTTCCAGATAGCAACGTCGCTTGAAGGAGCGAAAATAATCTCGGAATCGGCGATATTTGAGGTTCTAGTCGAATACGTACTTAAATTTACGACCTTTACGCGCTCGGGATTGCTTAGCTTTTTATCGCTTACGCGCGCCCAAAGTATCGGGTGCATCTCGGCCATATTAGCGCCCCAAGCCACGATAGTATCGGTTAGCTCTATGTCGTCGTAGCAGCCCGCAGGCTCGTCGATACCGAACGTCTGCATAAATCCGACGACCGCGGACGCCATACAGTGGCGAGCATTCGGGTCAATAGAGTTGCTTCTAATACCCGCTTTCCATAGTTTGACGGCTGCATAACCCTCTAAAATAGTGTATTGACCCGAGCCGAAAACGCAGGCTGAATGAACGCCGTTTTTCTTCATGGTCTCTTTATATTTTTCCGCCATGATGTCAAAGGCTTTTTCCCAGCTAATAGGCTTAAATTTGCCTTTTTTATCAAATTCGCCCTTTTCGTTCACGCGTAAAAGCGGCTGAGTGATGCGGTCCGCGCCGTACATGATCTTGGCGTTAAAGTAGCCTTTGATGCAGTTTAGGCCGCGGTTTACGGGTGCTTCAGGGTCGCCCTTGACGGCTACGATTTTACCCTCTTTGGTTGCGATCATTACGCCGCAGCCAGTTCCACAGAACCTACATGCAGCCTTATCCCAGCGCCAGCCCTTTTCAGCTGCGTTTTGCGCAGCTGCCATAGAGCTAGGCAGCGCTATACCGGCACTCGCGCAAGCAGCCGAAGCGGCGGCGCTTTTTATAAAATCTCGTCGATCCATTTTCTCTCCTCGTTTATTTTTTAAGATAGTTCTTAAAAATCAGGCAGATATTAACCGTTACAACCTAAATTTAAGTTGATTAAAAATAATTAATTCTTTGGCAGTATTTGGGGTTTAAATTAAGACCAAAATTATCTTTATTTTGCATATTTTAGGGCTAATGCTTAAAATTATGTATAAATATAAAATTTTATATTTACAAAAATCAATATGCTTTTTGATAACAAAACCCATAATATTTTAGAAACTATTTTTAAAATATAAATTTAACGTGTAAAATCGTAACATTTTTGCATTGTAAATATAAAGCTATATATTAAGTATAAAAACAGTGGTCTATTTTTAAATTTAACCTTTTAAAAGCGCTAATTTTAGGCTAAATTATCATAGGTATAAAATTGATTAAAATTCAAGACCATAAAACTCACAAAATTGAAATTTGATCAAATTTGAGCTATATATTTAAGTTTTATTTTTAATTTTTAAAATACAAATATAAATTAAATTTTACCTTTTATATTTTGTAGCTTTTGGTAATACCCGTATCTTTAAAGTGCAAATTTGAAAATGTGCTGTATAATTTGCTCAAATTTAGCCAAGGGATAAAAATGCCGCGACCTACGAATAAAATAGACTTACTAAGTGCTTCAGAGGCAAATTTTAAAAAGCTTTTATCACTAGTTGAAAGCATGAATGAGGCAGAGCAAGAGGCCAAATTTGACTTCGAGGATAGAGATAAATGCGTCCGAGACGTACTTGCGCACCTTTACGAGTGGCACTTGCTTTTGATAAATTTTATCCAAAAGAACATAAGCGGTGAGCGGACTGCGTTTTTACCGCAGCCGTATAACTGGAAAACATACCCGCAGATGAACGTGCAAATTTGGCGCAAGCACCAAGATACACCGCTTTGCGAGGCTAAAGCGCTACTAACGCAAACACACGAAAAAGCAATGCAGCTTACGGCAAATTTTAGCGACGAGGAGCTTTTTGCGCGCGGACATTTTAACTTCACGGGCAATCTAAACCTCGCCGCCTACGTCACCGGCAGCACCTCATCACACTACGACTGGGCGATAAAAAAGATAAGAAAGCACAAAAGAAGTCTAAAAACTAGCTTGTGATCTGCCGCTTTACTAGTCAAATTTAGGCAGGCAAATTCGCCAAATTCGGTCGCCCATCGCTTTAAATGCGTCTTAACATTAAGCTAAATTTAGCTAGATTTAGACTTTTAAATTTCAGGAGAATGAATGAAAATAAAATTTTCTCTCATAGCTGCCGTTTTGACGCTAACGGGATGCGGCGATAACAACATCGATATCGTCAAAAACTACACGCTACCGATAAAAAATCAATGACGATAGGCGCCGCCGTTGACGGCTACAAGGGCTGCCAAAAGGTAAAATGGGAAGACGTTAGCGGAAACGATCTAAAGCTAGTCAAGGTAACTTGCGAGGTTAGTAGCGACGTGCTTAAGGCGGAATTTG encodes the following:
- a CDS encoding ClbS/DfsB family four-helix bundle protein, producing the protein MPRPTNKIDLLSASEANFKKLLSLVESMNEAEQEAKFDFEDRDKCVRDVLAHLYEWHLLLINFIQKNISGERTAFLPQPYNWKTYPQMNVQIWRKHQDTPLCEAKALLTQTHEKAMQLTANFSDEELFARGHFNFTGNLNLAAYVTGSTSSHYDWAIKKIRKHKRSLKTSL
- the napA gene encoding nitrate reductase catalytic subunit NapA; translated protein: MDRRDFIKSAAASAACASAGIALPSSMAAAQNAAEKGWRWDKAACRFCGTGCGVMIATKEGKIVAVKGDPEAPVNRGLNCIKGYFNAKIMYGADRITQPLLRVNEKGEFDKKGKFKPISWEKAFDIMAEKYKETMKKNGVHSACVFGSGQYTILEGYAAVKLWKAGIRSNSIDPNARHCMASAVVGFMQTFGIDEPAGCYDDIELTDTIVAWGANMAEMHPILWARVSDKKLSNPERVKVVNLSTYSTRTSNIADSEIIFAPSSDVAIWNYIAHEIVYNHPEAIDWDYVNSHCVFATGPADIGYGLRNNPNHPNYNTEKDVIETELKKTLSKNEGVTLGYLGYKEGDVMENKNTATAGKHWQITFEEFKEALKPYTLDFSAPLIKGDPNEDLEEFKKKLKQLADWYIEKGRKVVSFWTMGFNQHQRGTWVNEQAYMVHMLLGKQAKPGEGAFSLTGQPSACGTAREVGTFVHRLPADMVVDNAEHREISEKIWKLPKNTLNPKVASHYVKMMRDMEDGKMKWAWVQVNNPWQNTANANHWIKAAREMDNFIIVSDPYPGISAKVADLILPTAMIYEKWGAYGNAERRTQHWRQQVLPVGEAMSDTWQMLEFAKRFKLKEVWGEQKVDDKLTLPSVLDEAKAMGYSEEDTLFDVLFANEEAKSYPAKDAIMEDFDNSEVFGDSRKVVGSDGKVFEGYGFFVQKYLWEDYRKFGSGHGHDLADFDTYHKVRGLRWPVVDGKETQWRFNAKYDPYAKKFAEDGKQFAFYGNKKAKLQKGDLTKVTSGDEKFSIANKAKIFFRPYMDPCEMPDDTYPLWLCTGRVLEHWHSGTMTMRVPELYRAVPEALCYMHEGDAQKLNLQHNDVIWIESRRGKVKARIDLRGRNKPPMGLVYVPWFDENVFINKVTLDATCPLSKETDYKKCAVKIYKA